Proteins from one Streptosporangium becharense genomic window:
- a CDS encoding GNAT family N-acetyltransferase, with amino-acid sequence MADNDIKVSDDPGASRFEILVDGGLAGFAEYRLRAGKIIFTHTEIDPAFEGRGLGSRLASGALDASRSAGRSVVPLCPFIAGYIRRHPEYRDLVPDNYADLLQEEAS; translated from the coding sequence ATGGCCGACAACGACATCAAGGTCTCCGACGACCCCGGGGCCTCCCGTTTCGAGATCCTGGTGGACGGCGGGCTCGCCGGGTTCGCCGAGTACCGCCTCCGGGCCGGGAAGATCATTTTCACCCACACCGAGATCGACCCCGCGTTCGAGGGCAGAGGGCTGGGCAGCCGCCTGGCCTCCGGTGCCCTGGACGCGAGCCGCTCGGCGGGCCGGTCGGTCGTGCCGCTCTGCCCGTTCATCGCCGGATACATCCGGCGTCATCCCGAGTACCGCGACCTGGTGCCCGACAACTACGCCGACCTCCTTCAGGAGGAGGCCTCCTGA
- the mca gene encoding mycothiol conjugate amidase Mca, with the protein MSAPLRLMAVHAHPDDESSKGAATMARYVAEGVDVLVCTLTGGERGSILNPKMDRPDILENIGEVRRLEMERAREILGVRQRFMGFVDSGLPEDESEPLPEGCFALQPLEVASAPLVAAVREFRPHVILTYDDDGGYPHPDHIMTNRVSVEAFEAAGDPDRYPGTGEPWQPLKLYYHMGFTKDRFEALHEAMTARGIGSPYADWIARWEDRPQKWPVTTRVPCGDHFETRDRALLAHATQVDPDGFWFVCPRELQREIWPTEDYHLARSLVDVELPEDDLFTGIHADEVSPACH; encoded by the coding sequence GTGAGTGCACCGCTCAGGCTGATGGCCGTTCACGCGCACCCAGACGACGAGTCGAGCAAGGGCGCCGCCACGATGGCGCGCTACGTCGCAGAGGGTGTGGACGTGCTGGTCTGTACCCTCACCGGGGGAGAACGCGGGTCGATCCTGAACCCGAAGATGGACCGTCCCGACATCCTGGAGAACATCGGCGAGGTCCGACGGCTGGAGATGGAGCGCGCACGCGAGATCCTCGGCGTGCGGCAGCGCTTCATGGGATTCGTCGACTCGGGCCTGCCGGAGGACGAGAGCGAGCCGCTGCCCGAGGGCTGCTTCGCCCTGCAGCCGCTCGAGGTCGCCTCGGCACCGCTGGTCGCCGCGGTCCGGGAGTTCAGGCCGCACGTGATCCTGACCTACGACGACGACGGCGGCTACCCGCACCCCGACCACATCATGACCAACCGCGTCTCGGTCGAGGCGTTCGAGGCGGCCGGCGACCCCGACCGTTACCCGGGCACCGGCGAGCCCTGGCAGCCCCTCAAGCTCTACTACCACATGGGTTTCACCAAGGACCGGTTCGAGGCGTTGCACGAGGCGATGACCGCCCGCGGCATCGGTTCCCCGTACGCCGACTGGATCGCCCGCTGGGAGGACCGCCCGCAGAAGTGGCCGGTGACGACCCGCGTGCCGTGCGGCGACCACTTCGAGACCCGCGACAGGGCGCTGCTCGCGCACGCCACCCAGGTCGACCCGGACGGCTTCTGGTTCGTCTGCCCGCGTGAGCTCCAGCGTGAGATCTGGCCGACCGAGGACTACCACCTGGCCCGCTCACTCGTCGACGTCGAGCTTCCCGAGGACGACCTGTTCACCGGCATCCACGCGGACGAGGTCTCACCCGCCTGCCACTGA
- a CDS encoding DUF4307 domain-containing protein has translation MATSEAGKGRMDGPVLGTPGDFPDRPERRGRLVVHVVIAILCAVCAGGWGYVMWAAKGDTEVIDQVIAFDVKNGDSAQITFEVNKPSDRAALCRLRALDVDHAEVGSKEVNIPAGERYVRLTERLETSAQATSAHVQYCYLV, from the coding sequence ATGGCCACCAGCGAGGCCGGGAAGGGCCGCATGGACGGTCCGGTCCTCGGCACCCCGGGTGATTTCCCCGACCGCCCGGAGCGCAGGGGGCGGCTCGTCGTCCACGTGGTGATCGCGATCCTCTGCGCCGTCTGCGCCGGAGGATGGGGCTACGTGATGTGGGCGGCGAAGGGGGACACCGAGGTCATCGACCAGGTCATCGCTTTCGACGTCAAGAACGGCGATTCTGCGCAGATCACATTCGAGGTGAACAAGCCCTCCGATCGGGCGGCGCTCTGCCGGTTGCGGGCGCTGGACGTCGACCACGCCGAGGTCGGCAGCAAGGAGGTCAACATCCCAGCTGGCGAGCGGTATGTTCGCCTTACCGAACGGCTAGAGACCAGTGCTCAGGCCACTTCGGCTCACGTCCAATACTGCTATCTCGTATAG
- the greA gene encoding transcription elongation factor GreA produces the protein MADSHNESVTWLTQEAYDRLKAEFEYLSGPGRVDIAKKIEAAREEGDLKENGGYHAAKDEQGKMEARIFHLRQILDTAKVGEAPRTEGVVGPGMTVTVRFEGEDEEVAFLLASREESGAPIDVYSPKSPLGAAINGKKIGEKATYTMPNGRSNTVEIIEAVPYIGN, from the coding sequence GTGGCCGACTCCCACAACGAGAGCGTCACCTGGCTCACTCAGGAGGCGTACGACCGCCTGAAGGCGGAGTTTGAGTACCTCTCGGGGCCCGGGCGCGTCGACATCGCCAAGAAGATCGAGGCCGCCCGTGAAGAGGGTGACCTGAAGGAGAACGGTGGCTACCACGCCGCCAAGGACGAGCAGGGCAAGATGGAGGCCCGCATCTTCCACCTCCGCCAGATTCTCGACACGGCCAAGGTCGGCGAGGCCCCCCGCACCGAGGGGGTGGTCGGTCCCGGTATGACGGTCACCGTCCGGTTCGAGGGCGAGGACGAGGAGGTCGCCTTCCTGCTGGCCTCCCGCGAGGAGAGCGGCGCCCCGATCGACGTGTACTCCCCAAAGTCGCCCCTGGGTGCGGCCATCAACGGCAAGAAGATCGGTGAGAAGGCCACCTACACCATGCCGAACGGCCGCTCCAACACGGTCGAGATCATCGAGGCCGTGCCGTACATCGGCAACTGA
- a CDS encoding C40 family peptidase, translating into MFERRTRFSDVIREARMDLAYRPRIRYSRRTVQMMRRSVPVIAFLLVIVLTTDLALLVRMTEQEPEEVSLRTSVATGPVLEPAPADRAQSGQVQGGQVQGGAGQSGQVQGGQVQGGAGQSGQVQGGQVQGDAPPAASPQVAPLTSIRQPHLFVVAQRPLSQEVVARISRVSGVRAVERADAAEVVLDGKRVQTLGVDPSTFRAYTPERTARSDRLWRNIAGGEVAVSFVLGNDGGMSLGKTVVSGGRSLRVGAYATMGMGTVDAVVSRDTARALGIPQDNALVVSAPEVDSVKLRRTLLRLLPDDGQVVVINPVLVTPRRTTWSGSSFMTADQIRTALTAAIGKLGRPYVWGAEGPDTFDCSGLVQWAYAQAGVKVPRVTHQQFVSGPQIPLAEAQPGDLLFWRHDPTNPGYVSHVAIYWGDGKMLHAPRTGDVVKLVPVSTRNFAGAVRVSPAVAARVP; encoded by the coding sequence GTGTTCGAGCGGCGGACGCGCTTCTCCGACGTGATCCGTGAGGCCCGTATGGACCTCGCCTACCGCCCCCGGATCCGGTACAGCCGTCGCACCGTCCAGATGATGAGGCGTTCCGTCCCGGTCATCGCCTTCCTCCTCGTCATCGTGCTCACCACCGACCTGGCGCTCCTGGTGCGGATGACGGAGCAGGAGCCGGAGGAGGTCTCCCTCCGCACGTCCGTCGCCACGGGCCCGGTCTTGGAGCCGGCGCCCGCCGACCGGGCCCAGAGCGGGCAGGTCCAGGGCGGGCAGGTTCAGGGCGGTGCGGGGCAGAGCGGGCAGGTCCAGGGCGGGCAGGTTCAGGGCGGTGCGGGGCAGAGCGGGCAGGTCCAGGGTGGGCAGGTCCAGGGTGACGCCCCGCCCGCCGCGTCCCCCCAGGTGGCACCGCTGACCTCGATACGGCAGCCGCACCTGTTCGTGGTCGCGCAGAGACCGCTCAGCCAGGAGGTCGTGGCGCGGATCTCCCGTGTCTCCGGGGTGCGGGCGGTGGAGCGTGCCGACGCCGCCGAGGTGGTCCTGGACGGCAAGCGGGTGCAGACGCTGGGGGTGGACCCCTCGACCTTCCGCGCCTACACGCCCGAGCGCACCGCGCGCTCCGACCGCCTGTGGCGCAACATCGCGGGCGGAGAGGTGGCCGTCTCCTTCGTCCTCGGTAACGACGGCGGCATGTCGCTGGGCAAGACCGTCGTCTCCGGTGGACGGAGCCTGCGGGTGGGCGCCTACGCGACGATGGGCATGGGCACCGTCGACGCCGTGGTCTCCCGTGACACCGCCCGCGCGCTGGGCATCCCGCAGGACAACGCGCTCGTGGTGAGCGCTCCCGAGGTCGACTCGGTCAAGCTGCGCCGTACCCTGCTCCGCCTGCTGCCCGACGACGGCCAGGTCGTGGTGATCAACCCGGTGCTGGTCACCCCGCGCCGCACCACGTGGTCCGGTTCCTCCTTCATGACCGCCGACCAGATCCGCACCGCCCTCACCGCCGCGATCGGCAAGCTCGGCCGCCCGTACGTCTGGGGTGCCGAGGGGCCCGACACCTTCGACTGCTCCGGCCTGGTCCAGTGGGCCTACGCCCAGGCGGGGGTCAAGGTCCCCCGGGTGACGCACCAGCAGTTCGTCTCGGGGCCGCAGATCCCGCTCGCCGAGGCCCAGCCCGGTGACCTGCTGTTCTGGCGGCACGACCCGACCAACCCCGGCTACGTCTCACACGTGGCGATCTACTGGGGCGACGGCAAGATGCTGCACGCCCCCCGCACCGGGGACGTGGTCAAACTGGTCCCCGTCAGCACCCGCAACTTCGCCGGGGCAGTCCGGGTCAGCCCGGCGGTCGCCGCCCGCGTCCCCTGA